Proteins from a single region of Pseudomonadota bacterium:
- a CDS encoding ABC transporter permease, protein MSVLETDTQAPDTDIQPSRGYLSDILGDTPGLIGVICLGLLLFIAVFAPFIAPHDPAAQNIIARLKPPAWMDGGSWAHILGTDHLGRDVLSRLLHGSRVSLFVGFATVLVAGTFGVLVGLTAGYAGGRTDQWLTGFIDTNVAFPGLLLALLILAVIGPSMTTVIVVLALNGWMVYARMARSVVLSLRQTAFVEAAELLGCRTGRILIRHLLPNLAAPLLTLGTLEFARIVLAEAALSFLGLGVQPPATSWGLDVAQGKDYMFRAWWLVTFPGLAIAFTVLAINLIASWLRVTTDPVEREKRFARRFEKTE, encoded by the coding sequence ATGAGCGTTTTGGAAACCGATACCCAGGCACCCGATACCGATATCCAGCCAAGTCGGGGGTATCTTTCTGACATTTTGGGCGACACGCCCGGCCTGATCGGAGTTATCTGCCTCGGGCTTTTACTGTTCATCGCCGTTTTTGCGCCTTTTATCGCGCCGCATGATCCAGCGGCCCAGAACATTATCGCACGCTTGAAGCCGCCCGCCTGGATGGATGGCGGCAGCTGGGCGCACATCCTTGGGACGGACCATCTGGGCCGCGATGTTCTGTCCCGGCTGCTGCATGGTTCGCGCGTTTCGCTTTTTGTCGGCTTCGCAACGGTGCTTGTCGCGGGAACGTTCGGCGTTCTGGTCGGCCTTACAGCCGGCTATGCGGGCGGTCGCACCGATCAGTGGCTGACAGGCTTCATCGACACCAATGTCGCGTTCCCAGGCCTGCTACTCGCGCTGCTCATTCTGGCTGTTATCGGGCCGAGCATGACAACGGTTATCGTCGTTCTCGCCCTCAACGGCTGGATGGTTTACGCCCGCATGGCGCGCAGCGTTGTTCTCAGCCTTCGGCAAACCGCCTTCGTCGAAGCAGCAGAACTGCTCGGATGCCGAACCGGGCGCATCCTCATCCGACATCTGCTTCCCAATCTCGCAGCACCGCTGCTTACGCTTGGGACCCTGGAGTTCGCGCGGATCGTGCTGGCCGAAGCTGCGTTGTCGTTCCTCGGCCTTGGCGTCCAGCCGCCCGCCACCTCTTGGGGGTTGGACGTCGCCCAGGGCAAGGATTACATGTTCCGCGCATGGTGGCTCGTCACTTTCCCTGGGCTTGCAATCGCCTTCACGGTGCTTGCGATCAACTTGATCGCGTCGTGGCTACGGGTCACGACTGATCCGGTTGAGCGCGAGAAGCGATTTGCCCGTCGTTTCGAAAAAACTGAATGA
- a CDS encoding D-amino acid dehydrogenase, with amino-acid sequence MTTLVLGGGVIGLATAYALHKDGRDVHVVERLDGPGRATSFGNAGGLCPGFAGPWAAPGMITKAFKWMFASSAPLKIRPKLDPAQWAWLVAFARECDKRRSAENKKAMQAIAHYSQERLAAIIEETGVAFDHGKGGVLQTFRSDQSLEAGHRSARVLEELGIHHRIVAAHELAQIEPALAGSSANFAGGLHLPDDQTGDCAAFCEALSAWLSDRGVLFSYGKDAIAIRCDGGTFKALQTSDGEIEGEQLVIAAGPFANRLLAPLQRSQPLYPVKGYSLTYTLSDDVIGPRSSVMDEDSKLMFTRLGNRLRVGGVAELTGFDTKLAEGQVAAIRGHAETLFPTIKCASEPEPWAGLRPMTPDGRARTGAVRGFEGLWVNLGHGSNGWTQAAGAGQLLADLMSGRPSAIDAAPYRPN; translated from the coding sequence GTGACGACGCTGGTCTTGGGAGGTGGTGTGATCGGGCTGGCCACAGCCTACGCGTTGCACAAAGACGGTCGCGACGTTCACGTTGTGGAACGGCTGGATGGTCCCGGACGGGCCACAAGCTTCGGCAACGCTGGCGGGCTTTGCCCAGGATTCGCGGGCCCATGGGCTGCCCCGGGCATGATCACCAAAGCATTCAAATGGATGTTTGCATCGTCTGCGCCGCTCAAGATCCGACCGAAGCTCGATCCGGCGCAATGGGCATGGCTGGTCGCATTTGCGCGCGAGTGCGACAAACGGCGAAGCGCTGAGAACAAAAAGGCGATGCAGGCCATCGCGCATTACAGCCAGGAGCGGCTCGCGGCAATCATCGAGGAGACCGGCGTTGCGTTCGACCACGGCAAGGGCGGCGTGCTGCAAACGTTTCGGTCTGACCAGTCACTTGAGGCTGGCCACCGCTCCGCACGGGTGCTCGAAGAGCTCGGCATCCATCACCGTATCGTCGCGGCGCACGAACTGGCACAAATCGAACCTGCGCTCGCGGGATCGTCAGCAAATTTCGCCGGCGGGCTTCATTTGCCCGACGACCAAACGGGCGATTGCGCAGCCTTTTGCGAGGCCCTTAGCGCTTGGCTCTCCGATCGAGGTGTTCTTTTCTCCTACGGAAAGGATGCCATCGCGATCCGCTGCGATGGCGGTACGTTCAAGGCGCTCCAGACGTCAGATGGCGAGATTGAAGGCGAACAGCTGGTGATCGCCGCTGGGCCCTTTGCCAATCGTCTGCTTGCACCATTGCAGCGGTCGCAACCTCTCTATCCCGTGAAGGGTTATTCTTTGACCTACACCCTTTCAGACGACGTCATCGGTCCGCGCTCATCGGTCATGGACGAAGATTCAAAGCTCATGTTCACGCGACTGGGCAATCGGCTCCGGGTTGGCGGAGTCGCCGAGCTGACCGGCTTCGACACAAAACTGGCCGAGGGTCAGGTCGCTGCTATACGAGGCCATGCCGAGACGCTGTTTCCCACAATCAAGTGCGCTTCGGAGCCCGAGCCTTGGGCGGGACTGCGCCCTATGACACCTGACGGACGGGCACGGACCGGGGCCGTTCGAGGTTTTGAAGGGCTTTGGGTCAATCTCGGTCATGGTTCAAACGGTTGGACCCAGGCTGCCGGCGCTGGGCAATTGCTTGCCGATCTCATGTCAGGACGCCCATCTGCGATTGATGCGGCGCCCTATCGTCCGAATTGA
- a CDS encoding SDR family oxidoreductase, producing the protein MDMGIAGRKALLTGASKGMGRACAFALAAEGADLTLVARTPAPLEQTANDIRSSTGATVLTVAADITTEEGRAAALKACPQPDILLNNAGGMKPGDFREHDRDQWIEALDLMMLAPIEMIRATFDGMVERGFGRIVNITSRGVKIPHAELSLSNGARTGLVGFCAGIARLGVARNVTVNSILPGIVDSDGQRQHVEKLVETTGRSFGDIWGARAEKSPAKRFGRPEEIGALFAFLASAHAGLMTGQSILMDGGDYPGTL; encoded by the coding sequence ATGGATATGGGCATCGCCGGCAGGAAGGCGCTCCTGACCGGTGCCAGCAAAGGTATGGGACGGGCCTGCGCGTTCGCCTTGGCGGCGGAAGGAGCAGACCTGACGCTGGTTGCGCGCACCCCAGCACCCTTGGAACAGACGGCTAACGACATTCGTTCGAGCACAGGGGCGACCGTTTTGACGGTGGCGGCGGACATCACCACCGAAGAGGGCCGGGCAGCCGCGCTTAAAGCCTGTCCGCAACCGGACATTCTCCTGAACAATGCCGGAGGGATGAAACCGGGCGACTTCCGCGAGCACGACCGGGACCAGTGGATCGAAGCGCTGGACCTGATGATGCTGGCACCGATCGAAATGATCCGGGCAACGTTTGATGGCATGGTCGAACGAGGCTTCGGGCGCATCGTCAACATCACGTCGCGCGGCGTGAAAATTCCCCATGCCGAGCTTTCGCTATCCAACGGCGCACGCACCGGTCTGGTTGGTTTTTGCGCCGGGATCGCCCGCCTTGGTGTGGCGCGAAACGTCACCGTGAACAGCATTCTGCCGGGAATCGTCGACAGCGACGGCCAGCGTCAGCACGTTGAAAAACTGGTTGAAACGACCGGGCGTAGCTTCGGCGATATCTGGGGCGCGAGGGCCGAGAAAAGCCCGGCAAAGCGCTTCGGGCGACCGGAGGAGATCGGAGCGTTGTTTGCGTTTCTTGCGTCGGCGCATGCGGGTCTTATGACCGGTCAGTCCATTCTCATGGATGGTGGCGACTATCCGGGGACGCTTTGA
- a CDS encoding SDR family oxidoreductase: MTQKVAVVMAGGRGMGASAARHLAEKGYGIGLLSVSGNAEALAQELGGVGVTGSNLETADLKKLIEAVMDRWGRIDVVINSAGHAPKGEILEISDDDWHTAMDYYLMNVIRSTRLVTPIMVEQGGGTIINISSFAAVQPDLTFVTSGVFRAGLSSFAKMFSDRYAADNVRMNNVLPGFIDSLPQKDERRARVPLGRYGKMEEVAALIAYLASDEAAYITGQNFRIDGGMTRSV, encoded by the coding sequence GTGACGCAAAAGGTAGCGGTCGTAATGGCCGGTGGGCGGGGAATGGGGGCTTCGGCAGCGCGGCACCTTGCCGAAAAAGGCTATGGCATCGGGCTTCTGTCCGTATCTGGAAATGCAGAAGCCCTCGCCCAGGAACTCGGTGGGGTCGGTGTGACCGGATCGAACCTCGAAACGGCTGATCTGAAAAAGCTCATTGAGGCGGTGATGGATCGCTGGGGGCGGATTGATGTAGTGATCAACTCAGCCGGTCACGCGCCAAAGGGCGAAATCCTCGAGATCAGCGACGATGATTGGCACACGGCCATGGACTACTACCTGATGAACGTGATCCGCTCGACACGGCTCGTCACGCCCATCATGGTTGAGCAAGGCGGCGGGACAATCATCAACATCTCGAGCTTCGCGGCCGTCCAGCCCGATTTGACGTTTGTGACCTCAGGGGTGTTTCGGGCGGGGCTTTCGAGCTTCGCCAAGATGTTCTCGGATCGCTATGCGGCCGACAATGTGCGCATGAACAACGTGCTGCCAGGGTTTATCGACAGTCTGCCGCAGAAGGATGAGCGCAGGGCCCGCGTTCCGCTTGGTCGATATGGCAAGATGGAAGAGGTCGCCGCACTCATTGCTTATTTGGCGTCTGACGAGGCAGCTTACATAACCGGGCAGAATTTTCGGATTGATGGGGGAATGACCCGCTCGGTCTGA
- a CDS encoding sulfite exporter TauE/SafE family protein translates to MEFLGNSGVLSLAFATGFVAVLCASAVQSIAGIGFGLIAAPVLLLIDPKFVPGTVIFLGLLVSFMSAMRDLPHINKAFVAAGLAGRIPAAILAASLVAILSPTAFQIIFSVLILGAVALSLFGPAIRPSVPGVATAGVASGFMGTLTSVGAPPFAIAMQNMPAQQLRATMNAVLLLGACASIASLAAFGSFGWAEVVRGFALIPAVLLGFFAARFVIADPRTAPRLRYAVLSLCVAASLALLARALLS, encoded by the coding sequence ATGGAGTTCCTTGGCAATAGTGGTGTCCTATCCCTTGCCTTCGCCACTGGCTTCGTGGCTGTTCTATGCGCCTCGGCCGTCCAGTCGATCGCTGGGATCGGTTTTGGACTTATCGCTGCGCCGGTTCTTTTGCTGATTGATCCAAAATTCGTTCCCGGCACGGTCATATTCCTCGGCCTCCTGGTCAGTTTCATGTCAGCGATGCGTGACCTGCCACACATCAACAAGGCCTTCGTTGCGGCTGGTCTTGCCGGCCGTATTCCTGCGGCGATCCTTGCCGCTTCACTCGTCGCGATCCTCTCACCAACAGCGTTTCAAATCATCTTTTCGGTCTTGATCCTGGGCGCTGTAGCCCTGTCACTGTTTGGCCCTGCGATCCGGCCTTCGGTACCCGGCGTTGCGACTGCAGGTGTCGCTTCCGGATTTATGGGCACGCTGACCAGCGTCGGGGCGCCACCATTTGCAATTGCGATGCAAAACATGCCCGCCCAGCAACTTCGCGCAACGATGAACGCCGTGCTGCTCTTGGGAGCGTGCGCCTCCATCGCTTCGCTTGCCGCGTTCGGAAGCTTTGGTTGGGCTGAGGTCGTCCGCGGCTTCGCACTTATCCCCGCAGTGCTTTTGGGATTTTTCGCCGCCCGTTTTGTGATCGCTGACCCCAGGACTGCGCCACGATTGCGCTATGCGGTTTTATCCCTTTGCGTTGCGGCAAGTCTCGCTCTGCTGGCCCGCGCCCTTCTGAGTTGA
- a CDS encoding ABC transporter permease, translated as MSWFVVNRLWQGAIVVVSVVIVVFVLTRLIGDPVRVMLPLEATPEQRAVFEQQLGLDRPILEQFVTYVRDVAVLDFGESLWQRRPVLEIIVERAPATILLTFSAIALAVALAIPLGVVAALRPEGLVDRVVVIVSLLGLSIPQFWLGLLLIVLFSLTLGWLPTSGSGGVEHLVLPALTLALPAMTRLVMVVRSTMIDELNAQYVKVLRAKGLRPWRVVGVHALRNSAVPILTIAGWELIRTLSGYTVVVETVFAWPGLGLTAIQAIERQDLILLQAIVFVTALSVVVLNLLLDVLFKAIDPRIEMSAK; from the coding sequence ATGAGCTGGTTTGTCGTTAACCGGTTATGGCAAGGGGCGATTGTTGTCGTTTCCGTTGTCATCGTCGTCTTCGTGCTCACCCGCCTGATCGGCGATCCGGTCAGGGTGATGTTGCCACTCGAAGCAACCCCCGAACAACGCGCGGTATTCGAACAGCAGTTGGGCTTGGACCGCCCGATCCTTGAGCAGTTCGTCACCTATGTGCGCGATGTCGCAGTTCTGGATTTCGGCGAGTCGCTTTGGCAGCGCCGGCCAGTTCTGGAGATCATCGTCGAGCGCGCACCTGCAACCATTTTGTTGACGTTCTCCGCCATCGCGCTGGCGGTGGCCCTCGCGATACCGCTTGGGGTTGTTGCGGCTCTGCGACCGGAAGGTCTTGTCGACCGTGTTGTCGTTATCGTCAGCCTGTTGGGTCTTTCGATCCCTCAATTCTGGCTTGGGCTCCTTCTGATCGTTCTGTTCTCGCTCACCCTTGGATGGCTTCCGACGTCCGGTTCAGGGGGCGTGGAACATCTCGTTCTCCCCGCACTCACACTCGCCTTGCCCGCCATGACGCGGCTTGTCATGGTCGTTCGCTCGACGATGATCGATGAATTAAACGCCCAGTACGTGAAGGTTCTGCGGGCGAAGGGGTTGCGGCCGTGGCGCGTGGTCGGCGTGCACGCGCTGCGCAATTCAGCGGTGCCCATCCTGACCATCGCCGGCTGGGAACTCATTCGGACCCTGTCGGGTTACACGGTCGTCGTGGAAACCGTCTTTGCCTGGCCAGGACTTGGCCTCACAGCCATTCAGGCGATAGAACGCCAAGACCTCATTCTCCTGCAGGCGATTGTGTTCGTGACGGCCCTATCGGTGGTTGTGCTCAACTTGCTTCTCGATGTCCTTTTCAAGGCGATCGATCCGCGCATCGAAATGAGCGCCAAATGA
- a CDS encoding ABC transporter ATP-binding protein, giving the protein MTEPILTVEGLNVEFVTRRGLAHAVRDVSFDLTPGQAMGLVGESGCGKSVTSLAIMGLLQLPGRIVGGDVRWKGKSLIGPEAEAFRREVCGRDIAMVFQDPMTSLDPLFSVGSQISEVLTHHRGYSSGAARKRSVELLDLVQIREPDKRVDQFPHEFSGGMRQRVLIAMALASEPDLLIADEPTTALDVTVQAGILKLLAELQERLSLALLLITHDLGVVAQLCQDLAVMYAGEIVEEGPAEQLLHQPSHPYTAGLVAATPTLRDTRRRLKTIKGEPTDLKLPESTRRIQPSPVNGTQPHTAMPSEEKHAAPLLEVRDLSVHYPIGRLGLFGQRGVLKAVDQVSFDIWPGETLGLVGESGSGKTTTGRAVLRAVDPTSGSIKFDGQEITSLKHGELRRLRRDMQIIFQDPYSSLNPRMTVQDIVAEPLIVHGIETNPARLRDRVAHLLELVEMPADAATRHPHAFSGGQRQRVGIARALTLEPRFIVADEPVSALDVSIRAQVVNLMQDLQEQLGLTYLFVAHDLAVVRHIADRVAIMQAGKIIEMGPVDEVYGNPRQDYTRALLDAVPEIGSPKKAGAASAPEATALSGERA; this is encoded by the coding sequence ATGACCGAACCGATCCTGACCGTTGAAGGCCTGAACGTTGAGTTTGTGACGCGGCGCGGACTGGCTCACGCTGTGCGGGACGTTTCTTTCGATCTGACGCCCGGCCAGGCCATGGGGCTGGTTGGCGAATCCGGCTGCGGAAAATCTGTTACCTCGCTTGCCATCATGGGGCTCTTGCAGCTTCCGGGTCGGATCGTTGGCGGCGATGTGCGTTGGAAAGGCAAGAGCCTGATAGGGCCGGAGGCCGAAGCCTTCCGCCGCGAGGTTTGCGGCCGTGACATCGCCATGGTCTTCCAGGATCCGATGACCAGCCTTGACCCGCTCTTCTCGGTGGGCAGCCAGATCAGCGAAGTACTGACCCACCATCGCGGCTATTCATCAGGAGCAGCGCGCAAGAGATCCGTTGAGCTTCTCGACCTCGTCCAGATACGAGAGCCCGACAAACGCGTTGATCAGTTCCCGCATGAGTTTTCCGGCGGCATGCGTCAGCGGGTCCTGATCGCGATGGCGCTGGCCAGCGAGCCAGACCTTCTCATCGCCGATGAGCCGACCACCGCGCTCGATGTCACCGTGCAAGCCGGCATCCTCAAGCTCCTCGCCGAACTTCAAGAGCGTCTGTCGCTCGCCTTGCTGCTCATTACCCATGATCTCGGAGTGGTGGCGCAACTCTGTCAGGACCTGGCGGTGATGTACGCCGGTGAAATCGTTGAAGAAGGCCCAGCAGAGCAGTTGCTGCACCAGCCTTCCCACCCCTATACCGCCGGTCTGGTAGCGGCGACGCCAACCCTTCGTGACACGCGCCGGCGGCTCAAGACAATCAAAGGTGAACCGACAGATCTGAAGCTGCCGGAAAGCACCCGTCGCATCCAGCCAAGCCCGGTGAATGGCACGCAGCCCCACACGGCTATGCCGTCGGAAGAGAAGCACGCGGCGCCTTTGCTCGAAGTTCGCGATCTTTCCGTTCACTATCCGATCGGACGTTTGGGCCTGTTTGGCCAGCGCGGTGTCTTAAAGGCCGTAGACCAGGTGAGCTTTGATATCTGGCCTGGTGAAACGCTCGGCCTTGTAGGCGAAAGCGGCTCGGGGAAGACGACGACAGGCCGGGCTGTGTTGCGAGCTGTTGATCCGACATCCGGTTCAATCAAATTCGATGGTCAGGAGATCACAAGCCTCAAACATGGCGAGTTGCGTCGCCTCCGGCGCGACATGCAGATCATTTTCCAGGACCCGTATTCGAGCCTCAATCCGCGCATGACCGTTCAAGACATCGTGGCTGAGCCATTGATCGTCCATGGGATCGAAACCAATCCAGCAAGGCTCCGGGATCGCGTCGCACACCTCCTAGAGTTGGTCGAAATGCCAGCCGACGCCGCGACGCGCCACCCGCATGCATTTTCAGGTGGCCAGCGACAGCGCGTAGGTATAGCGCGTGCCCTGACGCTGGAGCCGCGCTTCATCGTTGCTGATGAGCCGGTTTCGGCGCTCGACGTCTCGATCCGGGCGCAAGTGGTGAACTTGATGCAAGACCTGCAGGAACAGCTTGGCCTGACCTATCTTTTCGTCGCCCATGATCTGGCTGTTGTTCGGCATATCGCCGATCGGGTGGCGATTATGCAAGCTGGCAAGATCATCGAAATGGGACCGGTAGATGAGGTCTACGGCAACCCACGGCAAGACTATACGCGAGCGCTGCTAGACGCTGTTCCAGAGATCGGGAGCCCGAAGAAAGCGGGCGCCGCGTCCGCGCCCGAAGCGACCGCCCTCAGCGGCGAACGCGCCTAG
- a CDS encoding ABC transporter substrate-binding protein, translating into MRTQFIRWCLGALLAFTPLTALADEITIVIGSEPTTLDPHAADDGGEKAVNDNIFDTLMVRDNEGNLDLGIASEFPTQVDPTTWEFKIQPGITFTNGEPLNAEAVAFSIERMIDPELNSEQLSYFSTFAGAEAIDELTVHVKTSGPDPILPARMYYFMIVPPEASQSDDFAAAPIGSGPFKFVSWDRGNQIVLEANPEYRGEAPDVTQVTYRFIEEPGTRLSTLVAGEVDLVTNLLPEFMGQVPQAASMRSLEHPMVLLNADGGITADARVRQALNLAVDKEALASALFEGQAQVEQGQLLGPTYFGYNEGVTAYPYDPERAMELLEEAGAAGGDITLVSTSGRWLKDRELTEVIGGFWSAVGLNVDVQIYEFDEYLQRLFRSEDGQRSDAIFVVSGNELLDADRSFSAYLAPSGFGASNSVEELEELITTARTEIDLDARQALYEQVVEYAHEEALLTFLLNINNIWGMSERLSWEPRVDGKMFVSTMTVE; encoded by the coding sequence ATGCGCACCCAGTTCATTCGATGGTGTCTTGGCGCCCTGTTGGCGTTCACGCCATTGACGGCTTTGGCCGACGAAATCACGATCGTCATTGGCAGCGAGCCGACAACGTTGGACCCCCACGCAGCGGATGACGGCGGGGAAAAGGCGGTCAATGATAATATCTTCGATACGCTGATGGTGCGTGACAACGAGGGCAACCTCGACCTCGGAATCGCCTCCGAATTTCCCACGCAAGTCGATCCCACGACCTGGGAGTTCAAGATTCAGCCCGGGATTACATTCACCAATGGCGAGCCGCTGAACGCCGAAGCGGTCGCTTTCTCGATCGAGCGCATGATCGATCCGGAACTGAACTCCGAACAGCTTTCTTATTTCTCAACCTTCGCTGGAGCGGAAGCGATTGATGAGTTGACCGTTCACGTCAAAACCTCAGGGCCAGACCCGATACTGCCGGCGCGGATGTACTACTTCATGATTGTGCCGCCCGAGGCGAGCCAATCTGACGACTTCGCGGCTGCACCGATCGGGAGCGGCCCCTTCAAATTTGTCAGCTGGGACCGCGGCAATCAGATCGTTCTTGAGGCCAACCCGGAATATCGGGGCGAAGCGCCCGACGTGACCCAGGTGACCTATCGGTTTATCGAGGAACCAGGCACCCGTTTGTCGACCTTGGTCGCCGGTGAAGTCGATCTTGTGACCAATCTGCTGCCCGAGTTCATGGGGCAGGTTCCGCAAGCCGCATCGATGCGCAGCCTCGAGCACCCGATGGTGCTTTTGAATGCGGACGGCGGCATCACCGCTGACGCACGCGTCCGCCAGGCGCTCAACCTTGCCGTTGATAAAGAGGCACTCGCGTCGGCGCTCTTTGAAGGACAAGCGCAAGTCGAACAGGGACAGCTGCTTGGGCCGACCTATTTCGGCTACAATGAAGGTGTCACCGCCTATCCCTACGATCCCGAGCGCGCGATGGAGCTTCTGGAAGAAGCGGGCGCAGCCGGTGGCGACATCACGCTGGTCAGCACTTCGGGGCGCTGGTTGAAGGACCGTGAACTGACTGAGGTTATCGGTGGGTTCTGGTCCGCCGTTGGGCTCAACGTTGATGTTCAGATCTACGAGTTTGACGAATACCTTCAGCGCCTGTTCCGTTCCGAAGACGGGCAACGGTCGGACGCGATTTTCGTGGTCTCAGGCAATGAGCTTCTGGACGCCGATCGATCCTTCTCCGCCTATCTGGCACCTTCCGGTTTTGGCGCTTCTAACAGCGTCGAAGAGCTGGAGGAACTGATCACGACGGCGCGCACGGAGATTGACCTCGACGCGCGGCAGGCCCTGTATGAGCAAGTGGTCGAGTACGCTCACGAAGAGGCACTTTTGACCTTCCTGCTGAACATCAACAACATCTGGGGCATGAGCGAACGCCTCAGCTGGGAGCCTCGCGTTGATGGAAAAATGTTCGTCAGCACTATGACCGTCGAGTAG
- a CDS encoding BCCT family transporter has protein sequence MAASRVLLAVSVVTILGIGVWGVLSPQTMVSFASALVSRYFESRGWFLMLSVSGMLALCLVVAISPYGNIRLGADDDRPEFSTPAWIAMLFSAGMGVGLLFWAVAEPITHFSFASTVLPEPLAAEQALLSTNFHWGIHAWAIYGATALTIAYFTFRRGTPMLVSSPVVSLFPKERWARWVGNLADFMAIVAIAIGVGGSIAMGVFQVADGIDVLLSFGGTATWLIWLIFALMVASYTPALLVDLGDGMSKLSNIAMGIAILLVCFVVIFGPTQYLLNSILSSFGDYLFSALPRGFQTLSFYGDEIERWFQDWTLTYMVWWIAWGPFVGVFIARISKGRTIREFVIGVLLAPTIFSVVWFGAFGGIGLFDALQGNGGLIAAAKENFGRVTFDLLERLPAPLLTTIATVIAAFLFIVTSVVSAAFVLATFSVGGDPDPSPKVRLIWGLLLGLVGAAMVLSGSIDAVKKLIALGALPFVFVSVLLCVCLVRALREETPKPAQERSTENAHAGR, from the coding sequence ATGGCCGCGTCGCGCGTTCTGCTTGCGGTATCCGTCGTCACGATATTGGGTATCGGCGTTTGGGGCGTACTGAGCCCGCAAACGATGGTGTCTTTCGCCTCAGCACTGGTGAGCCGGTACTTTGAGAGCAGAGGCTGGTTTTTGATGCTGTCAGTCTCGGGGATGCTGGCGTTGTGCCTGGTCGTAGCGATCTCTCCCTATGGGAATATCCGACTGGGCGCCGATGATGATCGACCCGAATTCTCCACGCCCGCGTGGATCGCGATGCTGTTTTCTGCGGGTATGGGCGTTGGCCTGCTCTTTTGGGCTGTCGCGGAGCCCATTACCCACTTTAGCTTTGCCAGCACGGTTTTGCCCGAACCCCTCGCTGCCGAACAGGCGCTGCTGTCCACCAACTTCCACTGGGGTATTCACGCTTGGGCTATTTATGGCGCTACGGCGCTCACGATCGCGTATTTCACCTTTCGTCGCGGCACGCCGATGCTGGTAAGCAGTCCCGTTGTATCGCTATTTCCCAAAGAGCGGTGGGCAAGGTGGGTGGGCAACCTCGCCGACTTCATGGCCATTGTCGCCATAGCAATTGGCGTTGGTGGTTCGATTGCGATGGGCGTTTTTCAGGTTGCCGACGGTATTGATGTTCTTCTCAGTTTCGGTGGCACCGCCACATGGCTGATCTGGCTCATCTTCGCGCTTATGGTGGCGTCCTACACGCCAGCACTCTTGGTCGATCTTGGCGATGGGATGTCGAAACTGTCCAACATAGCGATGGGCATCGCGATCCTATTGGTCTGCTTTGTCGTTATTTTCGGTCCGACCCAATATCTGCTCAATTCAATTTTATCGAGCTTCGGCGACTACCTGTTTTCCGCTCTCCCGCGTGGGTTCCAGACACTCAGTTTCTATGGCGATGAGATCGAACGGTGGTTCCAGGACTGGACGCTCACCTACATGGTTTGGTGGATCGCTTGGGGGCCGTTCGTAGGCGTTTTCATTGCACGCATTTCGAAGGGCCGGACCATCCGCGAGTTTGTTATTGGGGTTCTTTTGGCCCCGACGATCTTTTCGGTTGTCTGGTTTGGCGCATTTGGAGGTATTGGACTGTTCGATGCGTTGCAAGGCAACGGTGGGCTCATAGCCGCCGCCAAAGAGAATTTCGGGCGCGTTACCTTCGACCTCCTTGAACGTTTGCCCGCGCCTTTGTTGACCACCATTGCGACGGTCATCGCCGCCTTTCTCTTCATCGTCACAAGTGTTGTGAGTGCGGCCTTTGTCCTTGCCACTTTTTCGGTTGGGGGCGACCCGGACCCAAGCCCGAAAGTACGCCTGATTTGGGGCCTTCTTCTGGGTTTGGTGGGCGCCGCGATGGTGCTTTCGGGCTCGATTGACGCGGTCAAGAAACTTATCGCGCTTGGCGCTCTCCCCTTCGTTTTCGTCAGCGTTCTGTTGTGTGTTTGTCTAGTCCGCGCGTTGCGGGAAGAGACCCCCAAGCCCGCGCAAGAGCGTTCCACGGAGAATGCCCATGCTGGTCGGTAG